A stretch of Cucumis sativus cultivar 9930 chromosome 2, Cucumber_9930_V3, whole genome shotgun sequence DNA encodes these proteins:
- the LOC101220192 gene encoding protein ACCELERATED CELL DEATH 6: MESKNSATLQIPHSESMNSELYQCVSSGDYNKFISLINSNPSLLLQTTIQSNTLLHVAAAFNQKSIAEEIIHRHPPILYAMNSKKDTALHLAARLGSFQVAEHLIECAEKCRFGDDLEADDYRDKELLRMVNLEKDTALHDAVRNGYGEIAKLLVKERPELVMYANGVRESPLFVAVEEDYLEIAQEILKVDLNCLYGGRDGANVLHAIIIRTLKRYTQNLIETPLRVYLALPVLYVNHFLPQVLGLPYWERKITCKLRPSQKDIIQKVLDKFPNILIEPDIYGWLPLHYAAYLGSKELVELILNHKPSTAYEKDKNGDSALHLAAKEGRSAVLKTFARLCPDSCELLDSKDQTVLHVAVANRQAYTVRRISGLRSFRNLVNQKDIDGNTPLHVAAIVGDYVTIMLLASHGRVDKKIMNNAGFTTNDIIRLNPKFSWYEKSFSIARLEFNGALRGMEQVLARKSKSYNPLLEKEEPKPNVTEQEINRAIVLNNNKGSNQLQKSQIWSELSDANLVVATIIATVTFSAAFQVPGGYQSDGMAVLRKEKYFRLYLLSDALSFGFAAASMFVTFFTGLFGANSGFSYPRRWVTFLTGTSVWFMVFAFMLGTSAVMAEHSGFAGLARSVACFSFIWPVVFLGAVAVNWFTYFP, from the exons ATGGAATCCAAAAATTCTGCAACTCTTCAAATTCCTCATTCTGAATCCATGAATTCTGAGTTATACCAATGTGTAAGCTCAGGGGACTACAACAAATTCATTTCTCTAATCAACTCCAACCCTTCTCTTCTCCTCCAAACCACCATCCAGAGCAACACCCTTCTCCATGTGGCCGCTGCCTTCAATCAGAAAAGCATTGCCGAGGAGATCATCCACCGTCACCCTCCGATTCTCTACGCGATGAACTCAAAAAAGGACACTGCGCTGCATCTGGCTGCGAGGCTAGGGAGCTTCCAAGTTGCGGAGCATCTTATTGAATGTGCTGAGAAGTGTCGTTTTGGTGATGATTTGGAGGCCGATGATTATCGAGATAAGGAGTTGTTGAGGATGGTGAATTTGGAGAAGGACACTGCGCTTCATGATGCTGTGAGGAACGGCTATGGTGAGATTGCGAAGCTTTTAGTGAAGGAACGTCCGGAGCTGGTGATGTACGCGAACGGAGTCAGAGAATCTCCGCTGTTTGTGGCGGTGGAGGAGGATTATTTGGAGATTGCACAAGAGATTCTGAAAGTGGATTTGAATTGCTTGTACGGAGGAAGAGATGGCGCCAATGTTCTTCATGCCATTATCATTCGAACCCTCAAAC GGTATACACAGAATCTGATTGAGACTCCACTTAGAGTGTATCTGGCTCTTCCAGTGTTATATGTCAACCATTTCCTTCCACAAGTGCTGGGTTTGCCTTATTGGGAAAGGAAAATCACTTGTAAACTTAGGCCCTCTCAAAAAG ATATTATTCAGAAGGTGTTGGACAAGTTCCCAAACATTCTTATAGAACCCGACATTTACGGATGGCTTCCCCTTCATTACGCTGCCTACCTCGGCTCCAAGGAACTCGTCGAACTAATACTAAACCATAAACCATCCACTGCTTATGAGAAAGACAAAAATGGCGACTCGGCCTTGCACTTAGCCGCGAAAGAAGGCCGTTCCGCCGTCCTCAAAACCTTTGCAAGGCTCTGTCCCGACAGCTGCGAGCTATTGGACTCAAAGGACCAAACAGTCCTCCATGTTGCGGTCGCTAACCGGCAGGCCTACACTGTCCGAAGGATCTCGGGGTTGAGAAGCTTTAGAAACTTGGTGAACCAAAAGGACATTGATGGGAACACTCCTTTGCACGTTGCTGCCATTGTTGGGGACTATGTTACGATCATGTTGTTGGCTTCACATGGGAGAGTAGACAAGAAGATTATGAACAACGCTGGCTTTACTACAAATGATATCATTCGATTGAATCCCAAGTTTAGTTGGTATGAAAAG TCTTTCAGCATAGCACGTTTGGAATTTAATGGAGCTTTACGAGGAATGGAGCAAGTGCTAGCTAGAAAATCAAAAAGCTATAATCCATTGCTTGAAAAAGAGGAACCAAAACCAAATGTCACAGAACAAGAAATCAATAGAGCCATTGTtcttaacaataataaaggCAGTAATCAACTTCAGAAATCGCAAATATGGAGCGAACTATCGGATGCAAATCTTGTTGTAGCAACTATTATTGCAACAGTTACCTTCAGCGCTGCCTTCCAAGTTCCCGGTGGATACCAAAGTGATGGGATGGCGGTACTACggaaggaaaaatattttagattgtaTTTGCTATCTGATGCTTTGTCTTTCGGGTTTGCGGCGGCGTCGATGTTCGTCACATTTTTTACGGGATTGTTCGGGGCGAATTCCGGGTTCAGTTACCCTAGAAGATGGGTTACATTCTTGACAGGTACTTCTGTT